From Cryptococcus neoformans var. neoformans B-3501A chromosome 6, whole genome shotgun sequence, the proteins below share one genomic window:
- a CDS encoding hypothetical protein (Match to EST gb|CF194585.1|CF194585; HMMPfam hit to tRNA_bind, Putative tRNA binding domain, score: 146.2, E(): 7.4e-41) translates to MSSQVQQFISAAVNADPSLAGRNDKDKAAIEKLVGESEGLVKDLSALNEKLTPLTYLYSNYPSTADINAPATQHPTLPALLRYFLHIQSLPSVSSARSELPNAYPTVEIDLSTLPIPERKAPAPKVKKEKKAAAAESAPAAAEGAVASVAGVVSAAAGTIAEAATNAAETVKEAVVGKPEKDGKKKEKKEKKEKPAKAPKPAAEATGPMPSMIDMRVGKVLDVKRHPDADSLYVETIDVGEPEPRTVCSGLVKYMSEDEIRGATVVVICNLKPVTMRGVKSFAMLLCASSRDGKEEGGVQFVLPPEGSQPGERIYFEGEKYENATPEPQLNPKKKVFETIQPSFTTLENREAAWIDPETKSVHRIRTKDGVLKSKSFVGASLS, encoded by the exons ATGTCTTCTCAGGTCCAACAGTTCATCTCCGCTGCCGTCAACGCCGACCCTTCTCTTGCCGGGCGAAatgacaaggacaaggccGCTATTGAGAAGCTTGTCGGCGAGTCTGAGGGCTTGGTCAAAGACCTTTCT GCGCTCAACGAGAAGCTCACCCCTTTGACGTATCTCTACTCGAACTACCCTTCTACCGCTGAT ATCAACGCCCCCGCTACTCAACACCCTACTCTTCCCGCCCTCCTTCGATACTTTCTCCACATCCAATCCCTCCCCTCCGTCTCCTCTGCCCGGTCCGAACTTCCCAACGCCTACCCTACCGTCGAGATCGACCTCTCAACACTGCCCATTCCTGAGCGCAAGGCTCCCGCTCCCAAggtgaaaaaggagaagaaggccgcGGCCGCTGAGTCCGCCCCTGCTGCCGCTGAGGGTGCTGTCGCTTCCGTCGCTGGTGTCGTCAGCGCTGCTGCCGGTACTATTGCCGAAGCCGCTACCAACGCTGCTGAAACTGTCAAGGAGGCTGTTGTTGGCAAGCCTGAGAAGgacggaaagaagaaggaaaagaaggagaagaaggagaagccTGCCAAGGCTCCCAAACCCGCTGCCGAGGCTACAGGTCCTATGCCCAGTATGATCGATATGCGAGTCGGCAAGGTTCTTGACG TCAAGCGACACCCTGATGCCGACTCGCTTTACGTCGAGACCATTGATGTCGGAGAGCCCGAGCCCCGAACAGTCTGCTCTGGTCTGGTCAAGTACATGTCCGAAGATGAGATTCGCGGTGCGACGGTTGTGGTGATTTGCAACCTCAAGCCCGTGACCATGAGGGGTGTCAAGAGTTTCGCCATGCTTCTTTGTGCGAGCTCCAGGGATGgtaaggaagaaggtggtgtGCAGTTTGTCCTTCCTCCAGAGGGAAGTCAACCGGGTGAGAGGATCTACTTTGAGGGCGAAAAGTACGAAA ACGCTACGCCCGAACCGCAACTGAACCCCAAGAAAAAGGTCTTTGAGACCATTCAGCCCAGCTTTACCACGCTTGAAAACCGCGAAGCTGCCTGGATCGACCCCGAGACCAAATCTGTTCACCGAATCAGGACAAAGGACGGTGTTCTCAAATCCAAGAGCTTTGTCGGTGCTTCCTTGTCGTAA